One Robbsia sp. KACC 23696 DNA segment encodes these proteins:
- a CDS encoding ABC transporter permease has translation MNSSPLLSDTTMHEGSPATSSMQSTASSSGTTPSGGTEGHAAPVAQRRRGWLQRFRGFNLWIGGVIVLIVVFCAIFAPMLAPHDPLDQDLLHMLTPPAWMAGGDAAFPLGTDSLGRDILSRLLYGARVALTVAIIAALGSALVGSTLAILAGYFGGKVDRVISYLVDLWMSFPPVVLSLVLMVSLGVGIQNVILSIVLVDWTRFCRVVRAEVMVVRQRDYVLAAQLLNFTHLRIMLREILPAALPLIITLVSLEMGVAITVEALLSFIGLSVPANVTAWGVMIADARISMHEQLTGLIFPVLAIVITVLGCNLLGDGLRVALDPQMRGRGD, from the coding sequence ATGAACAGTTCCCCTTTGCTTTCCGATACGACTATGCATGAAGGCTCTCCCGCGACGTCGTCGATGCAATCGACCGCGTCGTCTTCCGGTACGACCCCGTCAGGCGGCACTGAAGGGCATGCCGCGCCGGTCGCGCAGCGTAGGCGCGGCTGGCTGCAGCGTTTTCGCGGATTCAATTTATGGATCGGCGGCGTGATCGTGCTGATCGTCGTGTTCTGCGCGATCTTCGCACCGATGCTCGCGCCGCACGATCCGCTGGATCAGGACTTATTGCATATGCTCACGCCGCCGGCGTGGATGGCCGGCGGCGATGCGGCATTCCCGCTCGGTACCGACAGCCTCGGACGCGACATCCTCTCGCGTCTGCTCTACGGTGCACGCGTGGCATTGACGGTGGCCATCATCGCGGCCTTGGGCTCGGCGCTCGTCGGCAGCACGTTGGCGATCCTCGCCGGTTATTTCGGCGGCAAGGTCGATCGGGTGATCAGCTATCTCGTCGATCTCTGGATGTCTTTTCCGCCGGTCGTGCTGTCCTTGGTATTGATGGTGAGCCTGGGCGTCGGGATTCAGAACGTGATCCTGTCGATCGTCCTGGTGGACTGGACGCGCTTCTGTCGCGTCGTGCGTGCCGAGGTCATGGTCGTTCGGCAGCGCGATTATGTGTTGGCCGCGCAGTTGCTGAACTTCACGCATCTGCGCATCATGCTGCGCGAAATCCTGCCGGCGGCCTTGCCTTTGATCATCACCCTGGTGTCCTTGGAAATGGGCGTCGCCATCACCGTGGAAGCGCTGCTCAGCTTCATCGGCTTGAGCGTGCCGGCGAATGTCACCGCATGGGGCGTGATGATCGCCGATGCGCGTATCTCGATGCATGAACAGCTGACCGGCCTGATCTTTCCGGTGCTGGCGATCGTGATCACCGTACTCGGATGCAATCTGCTGGGCGATGGACTGCGTGTCGCATTGGATCCGCAGATGCGTGGACGGGGAGATTAA
- a CDS encoding ABC transporter substrate-binding protein — protein sequence MDSFDIDARRRRLLLATLATGCMLPLDFARAQQQAAGDVLNIAYISDVPGWDPTAVTVPQAQSIFTTVFDSPLRYSPKLELQARQIKTWKWQDKNAQRLEVELRDDIYFHDGSKLTTADLKYSLRDRPAQDKKLAVGGMFNTLQDVEILSPTRAVMVYNRPTPTAPIYFAFLAGYIIPKAYMEKVGPDAFQAKPIGAGPYRVVDYERGSRIVLEAFDKYWGGAPPIKNVTIQITPDPTARVAAIESGRASVAVQLPLRETLRLGKLPGITSKIYPYSEIYMLRMPNYVKPFDDINVRQAMHYAIDTQALSKAFYGGVARPVSVVAVPGSPADVPGFTFPYDPQKAIAALAKSGYGPNKPVKVPFLTTNGTFPSDYDVARAIAGMWQKVGIEAELTQTTMAQVIGQIQATKMPGVLLYSWANSTGDPENYTGRLLDPRLRFSAWKDPALGPRVDALMTETDEAKRMQGYRDLNKQSSEETWVVPLLQAVTTIAYRSNIDVTVFDSGYILPVDYKRKA from the coding sequence ATGGACAGCTTTGATATCGACGCACGCCGCCGGCGCCTGCTGCTCGCCACCTTGGCGACCGGATGCATGTTGCCTTTGGATTTCGCGCGCGCCCAACAGCAGGCCGCCGGGGATGTGCTGAACATCGCCTATATTTCCGACGTTCCCGGCTGGGATCCGACCGCGGTCACCGTGCCGCAGGCGCAGTCCATTTTCACCACCGTATTCGATTCGCCGCTGCGCTATTCGCCCAAGCTGGAATTGCAGGCGCGCCAGATCAAAACGTGGAAATGGCAGGACAAGAATGCGCAGCGGCTCGAAGTCGAGCTGCGCGACGATATTTATTTTCATGACGGCTCGAAGCTAACCACCGCCGATCTCAAATACAGCTTGCGCGACCGCCCGGCACAGGACAAGAAGCTGGCGGTTGGCGGGATGTTCAACACCTTGCAGGATGTGGAAATCCTGTCGCCGACGCGTGCGGTGATGGTCTACAACCGTCCCACGCCGACGGCACCGATCTATTTCGCTTTCCTGGCCGGCTATATCATTCCGAAGGCCTATATGGAGAAGGTCGGCCCGGACGCGTTCCAGGCCAAGCCGATCGGGGCGGGCCCGTATCGCGTCGTCGATTACGAACGCGGCTCCCGCATCGTTCTGGAGGCATTCGACAAGTATTGGGGCGGGGCGCCGCCGATCAAGAACGTCACGATCCAGATCACGCCGGACCCCACCGCGCGCGTGGCGGCGATCGAATCCGGACGCGCGAGCGTGGCCGTACAGCTGCCGTTACGCGAAACGCTGCGTCTGGGCAAATTGCCCGGGATCACGTCGAAGATCTATCCGTACAGCGAAATCTATATGCTGCGGATGCCGAATTACGTGAAGCCCTTCGACGATATCAATGTGCGTCAGGCAATGCACTACGCCATCGATACGCAGGCGCTGTCGAAGGCCTTCTACGGCGGCGTCGCGCGTCCGGTGTCGGTGGTCGCGGTGCCGGGCTCGCCGGCAGACGTACCCGGCTTTACCTTCCCCTACGATCCGCAGAAAGCCATCGCCGCATTGGCGAAGTCCGGGTACGGTCCGAACAAGCCGGTGAAAGTGCCGTTCCTGACGACCAACGGTACCTTCCCGAGCGACTACGATGTTGCGCGCGCCATCGCCGGCATGTGGCAAAAGGTCGGCATCGAAGCGGAACTGACGCAAACGACGATGGCCCAGGTGATCGGCCAGATCCAGGCGACGAAGATGCCCGGCGTGCTGCTTTACAGCTGGGCGAACTCGACCGGCGACCCGGAAAACTATACGGGCCGTCTACTTGATCCGCGCCTGCGGTTCTCCGCGTGGAAGGATCCGGCACTTGGACCGCGCGTCGACGCGCTGATGACCGAAACCGATGAAGCCAAACGGATGCAGGGCTATCGGGATCTGAACAAGCAGTCGTCCGAGGAGACGTGGGTCGTGCCGTTATTGCAGGCCGTCACCACGATCGCCTATCGATCGAACATCGATGTGACCGTGTTCGACAGCGGCTATATCCTGCCGGTGGATTACAAGCGCAAGGCGTGA
- a CDS encoding porin: MKTPLITLPRLHAFALAAVTLLGAGAAHAQSNVTLYGIIDNGLTYSSNEGGHSAWQMQSGISQGSRWGLLGSEDLGGGTAAIFRLENGFNIDTGALGQGSRMFGRAAYVGLSNKTFGTLTLGRQNEFMGDYVGAYGANGNWGILLPHAGDLDNTGIDFRVNNAVRYVSPVIAGFTFGGLYSFGNVAGAMGTNAIESFGIKYGNGPLSIAAAYTAIDHPATAVSEGVWTAANPVDGNYGIAAKHYRSTGISAQYVFGKAKVAAVYTNTRFSSLDPTLGARIGGSVNFNIGELVASYNVTPALQLGAAYSYTQGSVSQTGATPKYHIAGAIADYFFSKRTDVYLQSTWMHAAGDATVAALAPVETASTSVNQVIVRVGLRTKF; this comes from the coding sequence GTGAAGACGCCCCTGATCACCCTGCCTCGCCTGCATGCTTTTGCCCTGGCCGCTGTCACCTTGCTGGGCGCTGGCGCCGCGCATGCGCAAAGCAATGTCACGCTTTACGGGATCATCGACAACGGCTTGACCTATTCGAGTAATGAAGGCGGCCATTCCGCATGGCAGATGCAAAGTGGCATATCGCAGGGCAGCCGTTGGGGCTTGCTGGGGTCCGAGGACCTGGGCGGCGGCACGGCAGCCATCTTTCGTTTGGAAAACGGCTTCAACATCGACACCGGTGCGCTCGGCCAGGGCTCGCGGATGTTCGGACGCGCGGCCTATGTCGGTTTGAGCAATAAGACGTTCGGTACCTTGACGTTGGGGCGTCAGAACGAATTCATGGGCGACTACGTCGGCGCCTATGGTGCGAACGGCAACTGGGGCATTCTGTTGCCGCACGCCGGCGATCTGGACAACACCGGTATCGATTTCCGCGTGAATAACGCCGTACGGTACGTGTCGCCGGTCATCGCCGGCTTCACGTTCGGCGGTTTGTACAGCTTCGGTAATGTGGCCGGCGCGATGGGTACCAACGCCATCGAATCGTTCGGTATCAAGTATGGCAACGGTCCGCTGAGCATCGCGGCGGCATACACGGCAATCGACCATCCGGCGACTGCCGTTAGCGAGGGCGTGTGGACTGCGGCGAATCCGGTCGATGGCAATTACGGTATCGCCGCCAAGCATTACCGTTCGACCGGGATCTCGGCGCAATACGTCTTCGGCAAGGCCAAGGTCGCCGCGGTGTACACGAATACCCGCTTCTCCTCGCTGGATCCGACGCTGGGCGCACGCATCGGCGGTTCGGTCAATTTCAATATCGGCGAACTGGTCGCGTCCTACAACGTGACCCCGGCACTGCAGCTCGGCGCGGCATATAGCTATACGCAGGGCAGCGTGTCGCAAACGGGCGCGACGCCGAAGTACCACATCGCCGGCGCGATTGCCGATTACTTCTTCTCGAAGCGCACCGACGTGTATCTGCAGTCGACATGGATGCACGCCGCGGGCGACGCGACGGTCGCCGCGCTGGCACCGGTCGAGACGGCATCGACCAGTGTCAATCAGGTCATCGTGCGCGTCGGTTTGCGTACGAAGTTCTGA
- a CDS encoding GntR family transcriptional regulator: MAGAATANVKQPKRSALRQTTLMESVYQEILRRLQRGQIGPDDRVLDYEIAKEFDCTRMPVRQALLRLVNEGYLVGSTRGFMTPVLSADDVREIFEVRRLLEPSAAASTISVLNDTQRAALATAYRDARRAYERNDMALMTEANVEFRGIWLEGVANTRLKSTILRWSDHSREVRRVTMHKPGTMEMIADGLQAMLKAFNELDAVKLQLAVRTFIDDAERQYFLVIEEDSGTRKALAPLSR; encoded by the coding sequence ATGGCAGGCGCCGCCACGGCGAACGTCAAGCAACCGAAGCGCTCGGCGCTGCGGCAGACGACGTTAATGGAGTCGGTGTACCAGGAGATCCTGCGGCGTTTGCAACGCGGGCAGATCGGCCCGGACGACCGGGTGCTCGACTACGAGATCGCGAAGGAATTCGATTGCACCCGCATGCCGGTCCGGCAGGCCTTGTTACGGCTGGTCAACGAAGGCTATCTGGTGGGCTCGACGCGGGGCTTCATGACGCCGGTGCTCAGTGCCGACGATGTGCGCGAGATCTTCGAGGTGCGTCGCCTGCTGGAGCCGAGCGCCGCCGCCTCGACCATCTCGGTGCTGAACGATACGCAGCGCGCCGCGCTGGCCACTGCGTATCGGGATGCGCGACGGGCCTACGAGCGAAACGACATGGCGTTGATGACCGAGGCGAATGTGGAATTCCGCGGCATCTGGCTCGAAGGGGTGGCGAATACCCGTTTGAAAAGCACCATTTTGCGTTGGTCGGATCACTCGCGCGAAGTGCGGCGGGTTACCATGCACAAGCCGGGCACGATGGAGATGATCGCCGATGGCTTGCAAGCGATGCTGAAAGCGTTCAACGAGTTGGACGCCGTCAAATTGCAATTGGCCGTGCGCACGTTCATCGACGATGCCGAGCGGCAGTATTTCCTCGTTATCGAGGAGGACAGCGGCACGCGCAAGGCGCTGGCGCCGCTGTCCCGCTGA
- a CDS encoding ABC transporter ATP-binding protein yields MMTDTKQAPVLDLNEVSLTARLGAEPVAALRKLSLQIAPGRVLGIVGESGAGKSMLARLISGLLPPRFDVTEGTMHFAGRDLLKMTPSQRRALLGREIAFVPQEPLTALDPLLTIGDTFVEHLARVGVPSAERRQTAHDALAAVQLPVPDQMLKRYPHQLSGGQCQRVLIAMAFSSNPALLIADEPTTALDVITQTRVMRLLAAQQREHGTAVLLITHDLRLAAHVCDEVAVMYAGDLVEVGPARDVLDNPRHPYTRALKYATPDLVGPRRRLPVLPKQMPGLSALAGITGCRFASRCAVGDATCSGTRVMRVAPNGHRVSCSEACEFASDGASTAQPLAVPAAQTEAMPVAELREATLTYRTRVGLLGRKFTQFDAVKPLSLKIYPGEFVGIVGESGSGKTSVARLLMGIEQPTDGRVMIGGQDMTHGSATTVRKAREQVQIIFQDPQSALNPRRRVDQLLTQALEAAGLPKQEAADRTARAMQVHQDVGLPGDTLYRFPSQLSGGQKQRVNIGRALCATPQLIVADEIVSGLDVSVQAQILNLLLALGRERGIALLLISHDLAVVRYLCSRVLVMRRGEVVEQGLTETVFAAPQHPYTKALIAAVPSDSPDAHWPPEEEGDGLGVGTQNGVVPEAA; encoded by the coding sequence ATGATGACCGATACGAAGCAGGCACCAGTCCTCGACCTTAACGAAGTCAGTCTGACCGCGCGACTCGGCGCGGAACCGGTGGCGGCGCTGCGCAAGCTCAGCTTGCAAATCGCGCCGGGGCGGGTCCTCGGTATCGTCGGCGAATCCGGGGCGGGGAAGAGCATGCTCGCGCGGCTGATTTCCGGCCTCTTGCCGCCGCGTTTTGACGTCACCGAGGGCACGATGCACTTTGCCGGTCGCGATCTGTTGAAGATGACGCCGAGCCAGCGCCGCGCCTTGTTGGGGCGCGAGATCGCCTTCGTGCCGCAGGAACCGCTGACGGCGCTCGATCCGTTGTTGACGATCGGCGACACCTTCGTCGAGCATCTGGCGCGCGTCGGCGTACCGTCGGCGGAGCGTCGCCAGACCGCACACGATGCGTTGGCGGCGGTGCAGTTGCCGGTGCCCGATCAGATGTTGAAACGCTATCCGCATCAGCTCTCCGGCGGCCAATGCCAGCGCGTGCTGATCGCGATGGCTTTTTCAAGCAACCCGGCGCTGCTGATCGCCGACGAGCCCACAACCGCGCTCGATGTCATCACGCAGACGCGCGTGATGCGTCTGCTGGCGGCACAGCAACGGGAACACGGCACGGCCGTGCTGCTGATTACGCATGATCTGCGTCTGGCCGCGCACGTCTGCGACGAGGTCGCCGTGATGTATGCCGGCGATCTGGTCGAGGTGGGCCCGGCGCGCGACGTGCTAGACAATCCGCGTCACCCCTATACCCGCGCCTTGAAGTATGCGACGCCGGATCTGGTGGGGCCGCGTCGGCGTCTGCCGGTGCTGCCCAAGCAGATGCCGGGCTTGTCGGCGCTCGCGGGCATCACCGGCTGCCGCTTCGCCTCGCGTTGCGCGGTGGGCGACGCGACCTGTAGCGGCACGCGCGTGATGCGCGTCGCGCCGAACGGCCATCGCGTCTCCTGCAGCGAGGCCTGCGAGTTCGCGAGCGACGGTGCATCGACGGCGCAACCGTTGGCGGTGCCCGCGGCGCAGACCGAGGCGATGCCGGTGGCGGAGCTGCGCGAGGCGACGCTGACTTACCGGACGCGCGTGGGGCTGCTCGGGCGTAAGTTCACGCAATTCGACGCGGTCAAACCGCTGTCGCTGAAGATCTATCCCGGCGAGTTCGTCGGCATCGTCGGCGAGAGCGGCAGTGGCAAGACGTCGGTCGCACGCCTGCTGATGGGTATCGAACAACCGACCGACGGGCGCGTGATGATCGGCGGGCAGGACATGACGCATGGCAGCGCGACGACCGTGCGGAAAGCGCGCGAGCAGGTGCAGATCATTTTCCAGGACCCGCAGTCGGCGCTGAATCCGCGCCGGCGTGTCGACCAGTTGCTGACCCAGGCACTGGAGGCAGCAGGCTTGCCGAAGCAGGAGGCCGCCGACCGTACGGCGCGGGCGATGCAGGTGCATCAGGACGTCGGGCTGCCGGGCGACACCTTGTATCGCTTCCCGTCGCAGTTGTCCGGGGGGCAGAAGCAGCGCGTCAATATCGGCCGGGCGCTCTGCGCGACGCCGCAGTTGATCGTCGCCGATGAGATCGTCTCCGGGCTCGATGTATCAGTACAGGCGCAGATTCTGAATCTCTTGCTGGCGCTGGGCCGCGAACGCGGTATCGCGCTGCTGTTGATCTCGCACGATCTGGCGGTCGTACGCTATCTCTGCAGTCGCGTGCTGGTGATGCGCCGCGGCGAAGTGGTGGAGCAGGGGCTGACCGAGACCGTCTTCGCGGCACCCCAGCATCCGTATACAAAAGCGCTGATCGCGGCGGTGCCGAGCGACAGCCCCGACGCGCACTGGCCGCCCGAGGAAGAGGGGGATGGTCTCGGCGTCGGCACGCAAAATGGAGTCGTGCCCGAGGCGGCGTGA